ataggccaagcgatgtagcgtgatcacctgcagccaatgatggccaagagGGGCGagtcatcacgaatcatatgagtcggatgtgtgtcttgacctccgccgaacccctgagactgactcaccgaacccctggggttcgatcgaacccaggttaagaaccactgatatatacagagaaaagagtcggcccgagaattgaaccctgtggcacccccacagagactgccagaggactggacagcatgccctccgatttgacacactgaactctgtctgcaaagtaattggtgaaccaggcaaggcagtcatccgaaaaaccgaggctattgagtctgccgataagaatatggtgattgacagagtcgaaagccttggcgaggtcgatgaagacggctgcacagtactgtcttttatcgatggcggttatgatatcgtttagtaccttgagtgtagctaaggtgcacccgtgaccggctcggaaaccagattgcacagcggagaaggtacggtgggattcgagatggtcagtgacctgtttgttgacttggctttcgaagaccttagatagacagggcaggatggatataggtctataacagtttgggtccagggtgtctccccctttgaagagggggatgactgtggcagctttccaatccttggggatctcagacgatatgaaagagaggttgaacaggctggtaataggggttgcgacaatggcggcagatagtttcagaaatagagggtccagattgtcaagcccagctgatttgtacgggtccaggttttgcagcactttcagaacatctgctatctggatttgggtaaaggagaacctggagaggcttgggcgaggagctgcggggggggggggcagagctgttggccgaggttggagtagccaggcggaaggcatggccagccgttgagaagttcttattgaagttttcgataatcatggatttatcggtggagaccgtgttacctagcctcagtgcagtgggcagctgggaggaggtgctcttgttctccatggacttcacagtgtcccagaactttttggagttggagctacaggatgcaaacttctgcctgaagaagctggccttagctttcctgactgactgcgtgtattggttcctgacttccctgaacagttgcatatcacaggggctattcgatgctattgcagtccgccacaggatgtttttgagCTGGTCGagtgcagtcaggtctggagtgaaccaagggctgtatctgttcttggttctgcattttttgaacggagcatgcttatctaaaatggtgaggaagttacttttaaagaatgaccaggcatcctcaactgacgggatgaggtcaatgtccttccaggatacccgggccaggtcgattagaaaggcctgctcacagaagtgttttagggagcgtttgacagtgatgaggggtggtcgtttgactgcggctccgtggcggatacaggcaatgaggcagtggtcgctgagatcctggttgaagacagcggaggtgtatttggagggccagttggtcaggatgacgtctatgagggtgcccttgtttacggatttagggttgtacctggtgggttccttgatgatttgagtgagattgagggcatctagcttagattgtaggactgccggggtgttaagcatatcccagtttaggtcacctaacagaacaaactctgaagctagatggggggcgatcaattcacaaatggtgtccagggcacagctgggagctgagggtggtcggtagcaggcggcaacagtgagagacttatttctggagagagtcattttcaaaattagtagttcaaacctGCAGCTGGCTCAGCTGGGAGCCGTGGCGGCCGTTTATATCAACGACGCTCTGCTCCAGGTACCCCTTCTAGGAATGTGTTTATGTTTGTAAGGGATGAAGatgaaggaaagaaggagagggtaGTATAAATGCATAAAGAGGGAGATGAAGAATGGTAGAGATAGTTAGATTGGTGTGCATAAAGGTGTTAGAACACCTTGACATTAGACCACTGTGGAGGTCTGAAAACATCTAACAAACTTTGATTTTGGAGTGTACTGTTCTTTTAAGACCTAAAGGAATTCCATATTTTAGGAACAGAGGTAGGGTAAAGAGAAATGCTATATGTTTAGGGATGCTGATTCACTAAGATGGTTTGACATCATACCTGAGTGAGCAGGCCATGTAGTTCAATCTCCAGGCTCTGGAAGGTCCTCTTCAGGTCGGTCACCTGAGATTGAGAGGTATTCACCTCTGTGGTGCTGGTGGTGATCTGGTTCTGAAGCACctccacctgacacacacacacacaccgtattaGTCAAAAGTGTAGtaccacttcacaaaatacatgtcAATTGTGCCTCTCACAAAACACATTAAGGGACCCATGCCCACATCTTTCGAGTCCCCCTGTCCTATTTTCAGAAGTTGTCTCACCTTGCTCTCAAACCACTTGGCAGCATCTCTCTGGTTCTTCATTATCATGCCCTCATACTGGGTCCTCACAGAGGCTGTGTACAGTACAAACAGGAAGTGCACCTACTTCATCTTGAAGACATCAGCTGCATGTCTGGCATTATCCACCCGCAGGATCATCTGAGAGTTCTCCACAGACCTGGCTTGGATCTAGGAACAGGAGGACAGCCACAGTCAATGGGATGTAATTACAGAGTCAACTATGTATAGGATATCATGTGTTTAGATCAACAGATCTGGTTCATGTCTACTGTTCATTCATTTACAACAGAACATGTTTTTCAACAATCAACAAGATAAATACTGAGAGACAATAGGAATTATACCTCAAATCTATCACTTATCTAATTCATTCTAGTGACGCTCTTCATTCACAAAGCTGTTGGCGTCTTCTCAATCCTATCCTCACCACCCCTCCCACTGtgacagacatcaattcaacgtctattccacattgtTTTTTACATTGCAAttacatggaaacaatgttgattcaaccagtgtgtgcccagtgggtcgcTACAttaagactacattacccagaagTACCTGGTTGAGGAtgtctttctgtagctcagttggtagagcatggcgcttgtaacgccagggtagtgggttcgatccccgggaccacccatacgtagaatgtatgcacacatgactgtaagtcgctttggataaaagcgcctgctaaatggcatatattatattattattattattatattatgtctgAGATGGTGGTATGGAACCCACTGAGGTCCTTCTTGTGAGTCGGTGATCTCATCTCGTAGAACTCCTTGATCTGCAGCTCCAACTTACTATTAGCTGCCTCTAGAGAGCGTACCAGTGTACACAGGGAGTGGAGGGAAtcatttgggctcccgagtggcacagtggtctaaggcactgcattgcagtgggGCTAGGGTCATCACTACAGAACCTGTTTCGATCCCAGGTTGAATCACAAGCGGTCGTGATTTGGAGTACCATAGGGcgctgcacaattggcccagcgtcatctgtgttaagggagagtttggccgggataggccgtcattgtaaataagaatttgtttttaactgacttgcttggTGAAATAAATCCAAATAAAAAGTTCAGTTCATGGGTctatctgaaatggcaccctattccctatatagagcactacattTGACCCTGTGGGCCCtgttgtgcactacatagggaatagggtgccatttggagcgTAACACATCACGTTATGAGAATCAGTACTCTCCCATTTGATAATCCCCAACATAATGGAATTTAAAATAAATGATCAAATCCTGCTATGTCATTGTCCTCACTAtgtatgttgtgttgctaccatgctgtgttgtcatgtgttgctgccttgcaatgttgttgtcttaggtctctctttggtTCTATTACCACAGGTAGAGATGTTCTGCCTCGTTTAGCAAAAGACCCCAACAAAAGCGAAAGAGTGTGTCATTGTCTTTGGCCTACATGCAAAAGACAATAACATGCAATTCCTTCCAAATGTCAGGTGGAatgatcagtggtggaaaaagtaccaaatgtcatacttgagcAAAAGTAAACAGAacgttactcaagtaaaagtaacacagtaaaatactacttgcgtaaaagtctaaaagtatttggttctaaatataaAAAAGAGGGACATAGCACAGACTGGGCCAGCACAATTTAGAGGGCTGGAGGTGGAAGGACCCTAACAAAACGGTTATGTATTTCTAATCTAGGACATCAACAATCTTACCTGCTTTTTTTGCTTTAATTATCCTTTTATTTCTCTTAAAAGATGAGTTTCTACTATACACCCTCTTCCACACACCCcagttaccacacacacacctccagtctTCCTAGGAAAGAGCCCCCCTATCTATTCTCATCATCCTTGGAGTGCCAGATACTGACAGACTGGCTTCCAGTTTTTCTATATACATTAGTTGATACTTTACATCTTGTGAAGTGCACAATGTAAAGAGACATCAGGTCCATGTTAAACCATTATCACTTGTTTCCTATTTCCATAACAGCATATCACTTTGGCTGTGGTATCCTGACAACAATTCCAGTGTTTAAAAAATGATCATATTGACAAGCTTCATTGACAACATTCTAAATGGATATCATATCTATGTAGGAAAGTCCACCAaagcttttgccagagaattgactgttaatttctctacataagccgcctccaatgtcgttttagagaatttggcagtacgtccaaccggcctcacaaccgcagaccacgtgtaaccactccagcccaggacgtccacatctggcttcttcacctgagggATCCTCTGAAACCAGCAAccctgacagctgatgaaactgaggagtatttctgtctgtaataaagcccttttgtggggaagaactcattctgattggcttggCCTGGCTCCCCTGTGGCTGCGCACTTGCCCTCCCAGTCCCATCCATTGCTGCACCCCTGCTCTCCCAGTCCCATCCATTGCTGCACCCCTGCTCTCCCAGTCCCATCCATTGCTGCACCCCTGCTCTCCCAGTCAcatccatggctgcacccctgctctCCCAGTCCCATCCATTGCTGCACCCCTGCTCTCCCAGTCCCATCCATTGCTGCACCCCTGCTCTCCCAGTCCCATCCATTGCTGCACCCCTGCTCTCCCAGTCCCATCCATTGCTGCACCCCTGCTCTCCCAGTCCCACCCATGGCTGCTCCCCTGCCCAGtcctgtgaaatccatagattggggcctaatgaatttaattcaattgactgatttccttatatgaaatgtaactcagAAAAATCTTTCATTGTTGCTTGCGGCGTTTACATTTTGGTTCAGTATAGTTAACGTTAGCGAACTCTGCATTCTATACGGGTATGCCAATGGCCTGCTGCGATGCCCACTATATAGCGCTTTTCAGATCTATTCATATATTTAGCTACGGCAGATAGCTAGATCGTTGATGAGATGAccttacagtatgtaaactagCAGGCTTGGCCAGCAATTAAATGGCTGGTCTTACCTTATCCTTGATCAGCATTTTGACTGTCGCATAAAATACGCTTTAAATCGATGTAAAAAAGACCTAATCCACACTTAGTGTGGTACTGTCAAATTGAGCAAACCAGATTGTTCAATCTTTTTGATTCAACTTTATTTCCTTTGTAAATCACTATTCTGTCCGTCCATCGTGTTTTGTGAGACGCTTTACAGACTACTTTATGGGGAAAAGATGTGACTATTACCATTTTTACTTTTAAAACCCATAAAAATTCAAGGATGTTTTCAGACCAGGAAATACCAAAAGTGATGATGTTGGTAGGTTTTTAGGTCTATAATTATCGCTCCTTGACCTCTCACGGGTGTTCAGAATTAAGATGATTAGGATCAATTGGTCCATAAATATTTCTAGTTTGTAGGCACTGTTAGATCATTCAGTCATGTCACTCCTTTGGCAATGTGCAATTGTTTTGGCTGTCGTAGCAGCAAGCGCTGCCAATGAAGGTACGTCTAATAATGAACGCATAATATGTTAACTTGAATAGGCTACTTATCTCATGCTGACCGCCTAACAGACTAGCCAAGTTGTGGTGTTGGCTCTTGAGATGTGAATGATGACATTATCAAATTTATATTTTTAGATTTTAATGTGGATTGTGAGAAACACTCCATTAAAGTGACATGGAAGGTCAGTCCAGAGTTGGTTGAACATGCTGCCCGTCttttccttggacactgtgttccGTCCACATTTTCTGTTCTTCCCACGGGAGAAGGGATGGCGACATTCCACTACAACCTCAATGGCTGTGCCATCAAGAAACGGGTAATGTCTAACTCTTGACCCAATGTATGCCATTTTGGATCCTGCGACGACTAATGCTTCTCCTTCTATTCCCCAGGTGACTGGCAAAAAACACATCTATTCAACCAGCCTGACTTACAGACCTAACCGAAAGCCCAAACCTGCTGCTATTAGTCACCATATTAAGTGTGTTTACATAAGGTAACCATCTATgccaggggtactcaactcttaccctaagAGGTATTTCGGTTCTACTTACTTAtcattaattgcacacacctggtgtcccaggtctaaatcagtccctaattagaggggaatgattattttttttaaatgcagtggaactgaGTTGAGTTTTAGGGCTCTCTTGGGTGTAGTGTACTCTAGCTATGGTGTTGGAATCAAATCTTCCTAAGCCTTTGCCACCTTCATTATTAAACTAAACATTCCCCCTTGTATGTAGACCTGAGGGATGGATTCCCCCATTCCTTATCCCTGCCTATGGTAGTGCTGAGGGTCATGGAGGATTGGTTTTCCACATGGCACTCCTCAATGGTGAGTGACTCATACAACATCAATTATTGTAAGAATAtgttcagtcaacttacctggtaaagaAATTCCTAGCAGAGGACACTGCCCAAAGCTAGTTGAAACCTGTGGCTGTACAGTACGTATGAGCATTGcgccccttcccctctctgttgCATGTAGAAGACCTTACTGGTCTGGCTAAGAGCAGCCTGTTTCCCCTGGGCTCTTTCATCCCCATCTGGGCAGCAGTGGATCAGAAGGACCATCAGCCCTTGCTGCTGCTCTTGGAGGAGTGTGTGGCGGCCACAACACCAGAACTGCAGTCTGCGAGCCTGGTGTACCCCATCATCACCAACAAGGGGTATGTACCAGACCTGGCTATGGCCATGtagggtgcacgttttggtttttgaaaagtattgaatacattttaaagtTAGCTTATTTGCTGGATGGAAGTTCTGTTTGTCTGCTCATTGCACAATGCATTTTCAGTTGCCTTGCAGATGGGAAGACTGGGAACTCCAGGTTCCTGCCTAGGTACCACTCGTCTGCTATTCTGCTTTACCTGCAGTCCTTCAAGTTTGCCTTAGGCGAGGAAGTGAGTGGACCACAAGTTCTCGGTATGACTGGGTTGTTTTCATACTGTAGCTCTTGACTGTTCTCTTATTTCACCCCAGGTGTATATTCATTGTAAGCTTGTTGCATGGGACCCTGAGGTTTTTGATATAGAAAAGAAGGCCTGCCACTACATTAAAGAGACTGGAGAGTAAGTATTGGTCACATAACGACCATAATGA
This genomic window from Oncorhynchus gorbuscha isolate QuinsamMale2020 ecotype Even-year unplaced genomic scaffold, OgorEven_v1.0 Un_scaffold_2758, whole genome shotgun sequence contains:
- the LOC124017572 gene encoding keratin, type I cytoskeletal 47 kDa-like, producing MDGTGRAGVQQWMGLGEQGCSNGWDWESRGAAMDVTGRAGVQQWMGLGEQGCSNGWDWESRGAAMDGTGRAKAANSKLELQIKEFYEMRSPTHKKDLTSVRTQYEGMIMKNQRDAAKWFESKVEVLQNQITTSTTEVNTSQSQVTDLKRTFQSLEIELHGLLTQKGYLEQSVVDINGRHGSQLSQLQEELQQLNVSIQQASEYQILLDIKMRLEMEIAEYRRLLDGEGLSRHVETRQEIRKVIVVEKVQEVQQIQEVVEEYNPHMQKRVRVIVEEMVDGKMVSTSVDEKVQDMN
- the LOC124017573 gene encoding uncharacterized protein LOC124017573; amino-acid sequence: MSLLWQCAIVLAVVAASAANEDFNVDCEKHSIKVTWKVSPELVEHAARLFLGHCVPSTFSVLPTGEGMATFHYNLNGCAIKKRVTGKKHIYSTSLTYRPNRKPKPAAISHHIKCVYIRPEGWIPPFLIPAYGSAEGHGGLVFHMALLNEDLTGLAKSSLFPLGSFIPIWAAVDQKDHQPLLLLLEECVAATTPELQSASLVYPIITNKGCLADGKTGNSRFLPRYHSSAILLYLQSFKFALGEEVYIHCKLVAWDPEVFDIEKKACHYIKETGEWELLDDPSQSDLCKCCDSSCKPRLKRGVDSEPQGLVQNSVLGPLTIVENSETRIPSEFVKYPTVEQVDWLV